A portion of the Acidisoma sp. PAMC 29798 genome contains these proteins:
- a CDS encoding outer membrane beta-barrel protein, translated as MIQASYPKDVPGFDTQAGVSVTSRIQQDTEWQQILVGSDWVHPEVTESISHDSAVLVGRKPSWIESTAPSVTVTSTDGGSTDGAYLAAQDNRYLAAPHQSDTDWTAAIGGTVDVADCKLTLAAAHLSLHELDTALDALPYDAPLPFSVDTLRFRGESPVGRLTVQPSLGITHFTFGNASIDGISAPQSYRDRLVTEGEMSVFYGIEGFNDPDRAVLILRGNGGSYPNDLPSQPPRDFVGGAVLAGVEHDVDGLWGWRLVAGIGGRTYRDPIYANQLVPVAEGTVTWQPTERTTFHAGILRKIEDASDIGVGSYVATVLGIAMDHEVQRNLILHAGLDLDRAQYGGASETFLTGSLGLLWLISRNFRANGTINLTSHQSTGASSYGENVFLLSLTAGI; from the coding sequence ATGATCCAGGCGTCATACCCAAAGGACGTTCCGGGCTTCGATACCCAGGCCGGTGTCTCGGTCACGTCTCGGATCCAGCAAGATACCGAATGGCAGCAGATTCTTGTGGGCTCAGACTGGGTGCATCCCGAAGTGACCGAGAGCATCAGTCACGACAGCGCTGTCCTGGTCGGCCGAAAGCCGAGTTGGATCGAGTCGACGGCGCCATCCGTCACCGTCACCTCGACCGATGGCGGTTCCACCGACGGCGCCTATCTGGCGGCCCAAGACAACCGCTATCTCGCGGCGCCGCATCAATCCGACACCGACTGGACAGCGGCGATCGGCGGCACGGTGGATGTCGCGGATTGCAAGCTGACCCTGGCGGCAGCGCATTTATCCCTGCATGAGCTGGACACCGCACTCGACGCCTTGCCCTATGATGCGCCGCTGCCCTTTTCGGTCGATACGCTCCGCTTTCGCGGCGAGAGTCCGGTCGGGCGGCTGACCGTGCAGCCCAGCCTCGGGATCACTCATTTTACCTTCGGTAACGCCAGCATCGACGGCATTTCGGCGCCGCAATCCTATCGCGACCGCCTGGTGACCGAGGGCGAGATGAGCGTTTTCTACGGCATTGAGGGCTTTAACGATCCCGATCGCGCCGTGCTCATCCTGCGGGGCAATGGCGGCAGCTACCCCAATGATCTCCCGAGCCAGCCCCCGCGCGATTTCGTCGGGGGCGCGGTGCTGGCGGGGGTCGAGCATGACGTGGACGGTCTGTGGGGCTGGCGTCTTGTGGCGGGCATCGGCGGCCGTACCTATCGGGACCCGATCTACGCCAACCAACTCGTCCCCGTGGCCGAGGGCACCGTCACCTGGCAGCCGACCGAACGCACTACCTTCCACGCGGGAATTCTGCGCAAGATCGAGGACGCGTCGGATATCGGGGTCGGCAGCTATGTGGCGACCGTCCTCGGCATCGCGATGGATCATGAGGTGCAGCGCAATCTCATCCTCCATGCCGGCCTGGACCTCGACCGCGCCCAATACGGCGGCGCGTCGGAGACCTTCCTGACCGGTAGCCTTGGTCTGTTGTGGCTGATCAGCCGGAATTTTCGAGCGAATGGCACGATCAACCTGACGAGTCACCAAAGCACCGGTGCCTCCTCCTACGGCGAGAATGTCTTTCTCCTCAGTCTCACGGCCGGGATATGA
- a CDS encoding WecB/TagA/CpsF family glycosyltransferase, giving the protein MSGIAPVAETLFLGLWFVDGDAAVAAALIAGRPDGAPFAYVVTPNADHFVRLRRTPGLRDRYDQAEWRFLDSVAIAHAARLLGLRPPRVATGADVNALVLSNYLRRDDRLTVIGLENAGAEALRRDHPTVVLSHHRPPFGLVGDAAGFAAAVAFAVAHPARFTLLAVGSPVQERLAAAIQATGAACGTGLCIGAAVEFWAGLTPRAPPALRRLGLEWLYRLWREPRRLWRRYLLRDWAIIALLLAARLR; this is encoded by the coding sequence ATGAGCGGCATCGCCCCTGTGGCGGAAACGCTGTTCCTCGGCCTGTGGTTTGTGGACGGTGACGCGGCGGTGGCGGCGGCGCTGATCGCCGGGCGGCCAGATGGCGCGCCCTTCGCCTATGTCGTCACGCCCAATGCGGACCATTTCGTCCGCCTGCGCCGCACGCCCGGCCTGCGTGACCGCTATGATCAGGCCGAGTGGCGGTTTCTCGATTCGGTCGCGATCGCGCATGCCGCCCGGTTGCTCGGTCTGCGGCCGCCAAGGGTGGCGACGGGCGCCGATGTCAACGCCCTCGTTTTGAGCAATTACCTGCGCCGGGACGACCGCTTGACCGTCATCGGCCTCGAAAACGCCGGTGCCGAAGCCCTCCGCCGAGATCATCCGACGGTCGTTCTGTCCCATCACCGGCCGCCGTTCGGTCTGGTGGGGGACGCGGCCGGCTTCGCGGCGGCGGTCGCCTTCGCCGTCGCCCACCCGGCGCGGTTCACCCTGCTGGCGGTCGGCTCCCCGGTGCAGGAACGGCTGGCGGCGGCGATCCAGGCCACGGGCGCCGCCTGCGGCACGGGGCTGTGTATTGGCGCGGCGGTGGAGTTCTGGGCGGGGCTCACGCCCCGCGCGCCGCCCGCTCTGCGGCGTCTGGGCTTGGAATGGCTGTATCGCCTCTGGCGCGAACCACGGCGTTTGTGGCGCCGCTATCTCCTCCGGGATTGGGCGATCATCGCGCTGCTTCTGGCCGCCCGGCTCAGATAG
- the hfq gene encoding RNA chaperone Hfq encodes MATEKTQNVQDVFLNHVRKNKTPVTVFLVNGVKLQGIITWFDNFSVLLRRDGHTQLVYKHAISTVMPGAPIQLFDPLKVEAAPGREILSADPA; translated from the coding sequence GTGGCCACTGAGAAGACGCAGAATGTTCAGGACGTGTTCCTGAACCATGTGCGGAAAAACAAGACGCCGGTTACGGTGTTTCTCGTCAACGGCGTCAAACTTCAGGGAATCATCACCTGGTTCGACAACTTCTCTGTCCTGCTGCGGCGGGATGGACATACGCAACTGGTTTATAAGCACGCTATCAGCACGGTCATGCCGGGCGCGCCCATCCAGCTGTTCGACCCACTGAAAGTGGAGGCGGCGCCTGGGCGCGAGATCTTATCGGCCGACCCCGCATGA
- the hflX gene encoding GTPase HflX → MTETSMDGALTRAAVILPWERVEASDSRRSSEARLAEAMGLAASIGLVLVHSAIVPLRGRRPSALLGSGQVEMVHQDLKSHEVDLVVMDTALTPVQQRNLERAWDCKVIDRTGLILDIFGERARTREGALQVELAHLDYQKSRLVRSWTHLERQRGGFGFLGGPGETQIEADRRLISTRMARLKKEIEEVRRTRGLHRSARQRTPYPVIALIGYTNAGKSTLFNAMTGAAVHAEDQLFATLDPTMRSIALPSGAPAILSDTVGFISDLPTELVAAFRATLEEVSEADVILHVRDIAHPDTAAQKADVLRVLDAMVKEGNLDADWPNRTIDVLNKADLLGGVEMVPGVVAHHDGGTDALPISALNGAGLDRLRDAIDHRLQSAKEVTSFNLVPSDGARLAWLYRHGEVISREDEEEAIRVTVRMLPADRARFESLA, encoded by the coding sequence ATGACGGAAACCTCGATGGACGGCGCCCTGACGCGGGCTGCCGTCATTCTGCCGTGGGAGCGGGTGGAGGCGAGTGACAGCCGCCGCTCCAGCGAGGCGAGACTGGCGGAAGCCATGGGTCTCGCGGCCTCCATCGGCCTCGTGCTGGTCCATTCCGCCATCGTGCCACTGCGTGGCCGCCGACCCTCCGCCCTGTTGGGGTCGGGCCAGGTCGAGATGGTGCATCAGGACCTCAAATCCCATGAGGTCGATCTGGTGGTGATGGACACGGCGCTGACGCCGGTCCAGCAGCGCAACCTGGAACGCGCCTGGGACTGCAAGGTCATCGACCGCACCGGTCTCATCCTGGATATCTTCGGGGAGCGTGCGCGGACCCGGGAAGGGGCACTCCAGGTCGAACTCGCGCATCTGGATTACCAGAAATCCCGCCTCGTCCGGTCCTGGACCCATCTTGAGCGTCAGCGCGGCGGCTTCGGCTTCTTGGGCGGCCCCGGTGAGACTCAGATCGAGGCGGATCGGCGGCTGATTTCCACGCGCATGGCGCGGCTGAAGAAAGAGATCGAGGAGGTGCGGCGCACCCGTGGGCTGCATCGCAGCGCCCGCCAGCGCACGCCTTACCCCGTGATCGCCCTGATCGGCTACACAAACGCCGGTAAATCGACGCTGTTCAATGCCATGACGGGCGCTGCGGTCCATGCTGAGGACCAGCTTTTCGCGACGCTGGACCCCACCATGCGCAGCATCGCGCTGCCTTCGGGCGCACCGGCCATCCTGTCTGATACCGTCGGCTTCATCAGCGACCTGCCGACCGAACTCGTGGCGGCCTTCCGCGCGACCTTGGAGGAAGTGTCCGAGGCCGATGTCATTCTTCACGTGCGTGACATCGCGCATCCGGATACGGCGGCGCAGAAAGCCGATGTGCTGCGCGTCTTGGATGCGATGGTGAAGGAGGGCAATCTCGATGCGGATTGGCCGAACCGCACCATCGACGTGCTGAACAAGGCCGATCTGCTCGGCGGCGTCGAGATGGTTCCGGGCGTCGTGGCGCATCATGACGGCGGCACAGACGCTCTCCCGATCTCCGCCCTGAACGGCGCGGGGCTGGACCGGCTGCGCGACGCGATCGACCATCGGCTGCAGAGTGCGAAGGAGGTCACCTCCTTTAACCTCGTGCCATCCGACGGGGCGCGGCTCGCCTGGCTGTATCGGCACGGGGAGGTCATCTCCCGTGAGGATGAAGAGGAAGCGATTCGCGTGACGGTGCGTATGCTGCCCGCCGACCGGGCCCGGTTCGAGAGTCTGGCATGA
- a CDS encoding inositol monophosphatase family protein gives MTSFTKAHLHDLWMLMRQATQSEIMPRFRQPDTCAVREKTSALDLVTDADEAAERFITAGIGRMFPGALVVGEEATAADPSLLRKLGDADLAFVVDPVDGTANFAAGLPLFGVMAAAIVRGQIVGAVIHDPIGDDAALALRGGGAWMEQADGSRRDLRVAAAAPLERMTGAINWRHLPEPERHNMLNALPRFAATWDYRNAAHEYRLLAQGFAHAAVFARMMPWDHAPGWLIHQEAGGYSARMDGSAYTPTETTGGLILAPDRPSWEVVRGLMG, from the coding sequence ATGACGTCCTTCACCAAAGCCCATCTGCATGACCTCTGGATGCTGATGCGTCAGGCGACGCAGAGCGAAATCATGCCGCGCTTCCGCCAACCCGACACCTGCGCGGTGCGCGAAAAGACCAGCGCGCTCGATCTGGTGACGGATGCGGATGAGGCCGCCGAGCGATTCATCACCGCCGGTATCGGCCGCATGTTTCCTGGCGCGCTGGTGGTGGGGGAGGAAGCGACGGCCGCCGATCCGTCGCTTCTTCGCAAGTTGGGTGACGCCGATCTGGCCTTCGTGGTCGATCCGGTGGACGGCACGGCGAATTTCGCCGCCGGCCTGCCGCTGTTCGGTGTCATGGCGGCGGCAATCGTCCGTGGTCAGATCGTGGGTGCGGTGATCCACGACCCGATTGGCGATGACGCAGCGCTCGCGTTGCGCGGTGGTGGCGCCTGGATGGAGCAGGCGGATGGCAGCCGGCGCGATCTTCGTGTTGCCGCGGCGGCACCGCTGGAGCGGATGACCGGCGCGATCAACTGGCGCCATCTGCCCGAGCCCGAGCGGCACAACATGCTGAATGCGCTGCCGCGTTTCGCGGCGACTTGGGATTATCGCAATGCGGCGCATGAATACCGGTTGCTGGCGCAGGGTTTTGCCCATGCGGCGGTGTTCGCCCGCATGATGCCTTGGGATCATGCGCCGGGCTGGCTGATCCATCAGGAGGCCGGCGGCTATTCCGCCCGCATGGACGGCTCGGCCTATACGCCGACGGAAACCACCGGCGGCCTCATCCTTGCGCCCGACCGCCCGAGTTGGGAGGTTGTGCGCGGGTTGATGGGATGA
- a CDS encoding molybdopterin-dependent oxidoreductase, whose translation MKREPGLLSARDLAPELKRVERRLMLKTGLSLGALTMLTGCNLADGDMTDRALFAMLRFNDRVQALLFSKTRLAATFPASRITNPFKFNAFYDEDDVPDIDGATWKMEVSGLVQDKTPWTLARLRAMPQENQITRHICVEGWSQIGEWSGVPLRLFLQKIGADTRAKYVGFKCADRYYSSIDMESALHPQTILALDFIGKPLPAEFGFPMRLRIPTKLGFKNPKHIAALYVTNDNPGGYWEDQGYNWFSGS comes from the coding sequence ATTGAAGCGTGTCGAGCGGCGGCTGATGCTCAAGACAGGGCTATCGCTCGGCGCCCTGACGATGCTGACCGGCTGCAATCTTGCCGATGGGGATATGACGGATCGCGCGCTGTTCGCCATGTTGCGGTTCAATGACCGCGTGCAGGCCTTGCTGTTCAGCAAGACGCGCCTGGCCGCGACGTTTCCCGCCAGCCGCATCACCAATCCCTTCAAGTTCAACGCCTTCTATGATGAAGACGATGTGCCGGATATCGATGGTGCGACCTGGAAGATGGAGGTTTCGGGCCTGGTGCAGGACAAGACGCCCTGGACCCTCGCCCGCTTGCGCGCCATGCCGCAGGAGAACCAGATCACGCGGCATATCTGCGTCGAGGGGTGGAGCCAGATCGGCGAATGGAGCGGCGTGCCGCTGCGGCTGTTCCTGCAAAAGATTGGCGCCGATACGCGCGCCAAATACGTCGGCTTCAAATGCGCCGATCGCTACTACTCCAGCATCGACATGGAAAGCGCGCTCCATCCGCAGACGATTTTGGCGTTGGATTTCATCGGCAAGCCTTTGCCGGCCGAGTTCGGATTTCCGATGCGGTTGCGCATTCCGACGAAGCTTGGTTTCAAGAATCCCAAGCATATCGCGGCGCTTTACGTGACCAACGATAACCCCGGCGGATATTGGGAAGACCAGGGGTATAATTGGTTCAGCGGGAGTTAG